The nucleotide window CTAGGTGATTACTTTACTCAACGCTCCAACTAGTTAACCACTTTCACCGATTTTACAATTTCCATCATTTCCTTGATTTTATCATCAATTTTTTTATCCTCGGAAATAGTCGACAACTTAACTCCGCCTATATTGACGATCAGTTCATATTTCTCTTCAGGAAATTTTGTAACAGCAGAAAATCCGAAATGGCCATCCGATTCGAATGTTTGCTCTTCAACAATTTCATTTTTGCTTTCCTGCTTTAACAAGTCATACTGTAACTGACTGTCTTCCGGTTCATTTTGATTAACAAATAATATATAAGAATCTTTACCATTCAGAATCGTATAATTCAGTTCATCGATTCCTTTTTCAATGCTATATCCTTTTGGTAAGTATAGCTCTATATGTCCAATCGTTTTGTTTGCTTCGTTCGTTTCGCTGCTAAACGTTTTTTCAGCATTTTGCATCCCTGCTTGTGCCTGTTCTTCGACTGTTTGGCCGCATGCTGATAATATAACAACAAGTGAAGTTAGCAAAAACGCATGTATCCATTTACGACTCATTGTTTTCCCTCTCTTTCAATCGTTCCATCAGTATCATAATAATTTTACGAGCCGTAATGCAACGAATGTGCTCTACATCTGGTCCTTTTGCTCTTTATTTATTTTAAACAGAATTTGACCAACTAATAATTTGACGATATGTTCAAACATTTCTTGGCGGTCGATCAAATTATTTGAGAAAATACCGACTGCTCCCTGATGATGGCGAATATTTTCGCTATTTGTATAGACGTCCATCACTGGTCCAAGTTCCTTACCCATACGAAGCTCCTGAGCAATCTCTTCCGGTAGGGCAAACTGAGCACCGGAGCTGGCAATGACTGTCCCATCCTTTAAAACAGCAGCCCCCCAGTTACAGCAATACATTGTTCCTTCGATTTCATCGACGCCACCTTCAAGTCCAAATGTCATATCCGCATTTGTCAGCATCATTGTATGGCGTGCACGGTTGATCGCACCTTGTCTTGTTTCTTCATTTGAAAAGGGCTGAATCGATACATCTGAAGGTACTTCCATATTTTCGATTATGGCTTCAGGTAAATACTGTTTGACAATTGCTTCGACAGCACCTAATTTCGCCTTATTTTTCGATCCGACTGCTACTCTCATTATTTCATCTCCAAGCTGTTCGTTTTTAAACGGTCTCCACCTCAATAAATGGTTTACCGATTGTATGTAAGTCACGTTAGACTTATTGTCCGCAACTAAAAAACAAGAATGCGATAAATTCGCATCCTTGTATTATAATATAATATCGAATTTTTTTATACGTTTGCACGAATAGTTTCGACTGTAGAACGGTCTGCTGTTTGAATTAATTTCACTAACAGTTCTTTAGCTGCTGCATAGTCATCCACATGAATAATAGAAGCAGATGTGTGAATATAACGTGAGCAAACCCCGATTACTGCTGAAGGAATGCCGTCATTTTGAGTGTGCACACGTCCTGCATCTGTACCACCTTGAGAGACGAAATATTGGTATGGAATATTGTTTGACTCAGCTGTGTCCAGCACAAATTCACGCATACCACGGTGTGTTACCATTGAGCGGTCTAAAATCCGCAGTAATGTTCCTTTACCTAGTTGACCAAATTCATTTTTATCGCCAGATGTATCATTCGCAGGTGATGCATCCAATGCAAAGAACAGATCAGGCTTGATCATATTGGATGAAACTGCAGCCCCGCGTAAACCGACCTCTTCCATTACATTTGCTCCGGAATAAATATTGCTCTTCACTTCCTGACCATGAATCTCTTTTAAAAGTTCGATGGCTAAACCGCAGCCGTAACGGTTATCCCAAGCTTTTGCCATAATTTTTTTCGGATTGGCCATCGGTGTGAAAGGACATACCGGAATAATGGATTGTCCTGGACGTACACCTAAATCCATCGCATCTTGTTTTGAATCTGCTCCGATATCGATCAGCATATTTTTAATATCCATCGGTTTTGAACGTTCCGCATCCGTTAATAGGTGCGGTGGAATTGATGCAATAACACCCGGAATTTCACGGTCTTTTGTATAAACCGTAACCCGTTGCGCAAGCATAACCTGATTCCACCAGCCGCCAAGTGTCTGGAAACGGATCATGCCGTTTTCAGTAATGGAAGTAACCATGAAAGCGACCTCATCCATATGACCAGCAACTAAAATTTTCGGCGCTTGTTCATCTTTTGCTTTACGCACACCGAATACGCCGCCTAAATTATCCTGGATAATTTCATCAGAATATTTTGCTAATTCGGAGCGCATAAAATTGCGGACTGCACGCTCATTCCCTGGCGCACCAGGCAGTTCTGTTAATGTTTTAAAAAGAGTAAGTGTATCTTGATTCATTCTGCAACACCTCTAAATGTAGATTTGCCTTCATTATATCACAAATTGCAAGCAATATTTCGACTTTCGAACCTTCTATTATTTTTACTCTATTTTCAGAATATGATAAAGTAAATGTAGTCACTATTTTGAGGAGGTATTTTGAAATGAATTTAAAAGACTTTACAATAGGGGTTGTAACAGGGATGGCAGCAGCTGTCATTGTTAAAGAAATGAGCAATCGTGTCGCACCTTTTGCGAATCCAGATCATATTTTAGCCAACATCAAAGATGAATTTAAAAAACATGCACCAATTGATGGTTCCTGGATTTACATGAAAACAGAAAACTTCAGCAATGGCTTTACAGAAACACCGGTCTATCGTGGAGGTATTTCCCGTACAATCAACGGCGAGCTTGAAAACTACGAGTTCGCAGCAGATGCCCGTTCCGGTGCCATTGTAGATATTAAACAAATATAGTGTAAAGGATGCGATGACATAATTTTAGTCATCGTATTTTTTCGGTCAATTATAAAAATATTTTAGTCATTATGACAAGAATACTTGTCAAACTGACTCAACTATTTTACAATCATATACAAGAGGTGAAGAAATGAAAACAAGACTAAAGGAGTTGCGGGCAAGGTATCAGTTAAATCAAACCGAATTAGCAAAACGCGCAAAAGTATCAAGACAGACGATTAGCCTGATTGAACGCGAAGAACTCGTCCCTTCACTATTAATAGCCGTAAGAATATCAAAAATTTTGAACGAACCGATTGATGAGATTTTTATTTTTGAAGAGGAGGAATTATAAT belongs to Solibacillus sp. FSL W7-1436 and includes:
- a CDS encoding M42 family metallopeptidase, whose amino-acid sequence is MNQDTLTLFKTLTELPGAPGNERAVRNFMRSELAKYSDEIIQDNLGGVFGVRKAKDEQAPKILVAGHMDEVAFMVTSITENGMIRFQTLGGWWNQVMLAQRVTVYTKDREIPGVIASIPPHLLTDAERSKPMDIKNMLIDIGADSKQDAMDLGVRPGQSIIPVCPFTPMANPKKIMAKAWDNRYGCGLAIELLKEIHGQEVKSNIYSGANVMEEVGLRGAAVSSNMIKPDLFFALDASPANDTSGDKNEFGQLGKGTLLRILDRSMVTHRGMREFVLDTAESNNIPYQYFVSQGGTDAGRVHTQNDGIPSAVIGVCSRYIHTSASIIHVDDYAAAKELLVKLIQTADRSTVETIRANV
- a CDS encoding helix-turn-helix transcriptional regulator, which encodes MKTRLKELRARYQLNQTELAKRAKVSRQTISLIEREELVPSLLIAVRISKILNEPIDEIFIFEEEEL
- a CDS encoding peptidase M4; translation: MNLKDFTIGVVTGMAAAVIVKEMSNRVAPFANPDHILANIKDEFKKHAPIDGSWIYMKTENFSNGFTETPVYRGGISRTINGELENYEFAADARSGAIVDIKQI
- a CDS encoding DUF84 family protein encodes the protein MRVAVGSKNKAKLGAVEAIVKQYLPEAIIENMEVPSDVSIQPFSNEETRQGAINRARHTMMLTNADMTFGLEGGVDEIEGTMYCCNWGAAVLKDGTVIASSGAQFALPEEIAQELRMGKELGPVMDVYTNSENIRHHQGAVGIFSNNLIDRQEMFEHIVKLLVGQILFKINKEQKDQM